The following proteins come from a genomic window of Misgurnus anguillicaudatus chromosome 10, ASM2758022v2, whole genome shotgun sequence:
- the nr0b2a gene encoding nuclear receptor subfamily 0 group B member 2a produces the protein MSVSHSYTRCRSTDHTNMDYECHCCTADYSKGQSNAILFNILSRPEPADVEPNYGWVPQACHCEKRRTVCLKTPDETCQVASGVLVKTMHFMRSLPAFQQLPPKDQLSLLQNCWAPLLILGLAQDRVRFEVCDTPAPSMLQQILLNRQDPDREQPTLAGVQKLKACLKKFRGLDLSPKEYAYLKGIIIFNPDVPGLKASLFVEGLQYEAQQALKEVLVPLHPEDTGRFARVLLAASTLKLIPPGLITELFFRPVIGQADLLDLLIDMLFTR, from the exons ATGTCAGTATCTCACAGCTACACGAGGTGCAGGTCTACAGATCATACCAACATGGATTATGAATGTCACTGCTGTACCGCTGACTACAGTAAAGGACAGTCAAACGCCATCCTCTTCAACATCCTCAGTCGTCCCGAACCCGCCGACGTGGAGCCGAACTACGGTTGGGTTCCTCAAGCCTGCCACTGTGAGAAACGCAGGACGGTGTGTTTGAAAACACCGGACGAGACGTGTCAGGTGGCTTCGGGTGTGCTGGTCAAGACCATGCACTTTATGAGGAGCTTGCCTGCGTTCCAGCAGCTGCCGCCCAAAGATCAGCTCTCCCTGCTTCAGAACTGCTGGGCACCGCTCCTCATTCTGGGTCTGGCCCAGGACCGAGTCCGTTTCGAGGTCTGCGACACTCCAGCGCCCAGCATGCTTCAACAAATTCTTCTTAATCGCCAGGACCCCGACCGCGAGCAGCCCACCCTGGCCGGCGTGCAGAAGCTCAAAGCGTGTCTGAAGAAGTTCAGGGGTCTGGATTTAAGCCCTAAGGAGTACGCTTACCTGAAAGGCATCATCATATTCAATCCCG ACGTGCCAGGCCTGAAAGCGTCTCTGTTTGTTGAGGGTCTGCAGTATGAAGCTCAACAGGCCCTAAAAGAAGTTTTGGTTCCTCTTCATCCGGAGGACACGGGACGATTCGCTCGCGTGCTCCTGGCCGCGTCCACCCTAAAGCTCATCCCTCCCGGTCTCATCACAGAGCTCTTCTTCAGGCCCGTCATCGGTCAGGCAGATCTTCTGGACCTGTTGATTGATATGTTGTTCACCAGGTAG